The sequence CAAGAAGTATCGTATCCATTTTTTATTTATCTTTTTCCACGTTGATTATATCAAGGTCAAAATCGGCAAATTTAAGCTTGCCTTCCCTGAATTCTTTTATCGCGGTAACCGGGGGTTTTACTTTTCTGTCTTTTTCATCAATCTCACCGGGATTCTCCCTTATTTCTTTTGCCCTGTTTGAAATCACAATAACCGCCGCGTACTTGTTCGGCATCTTTTCCGTTAGATCCTCGCTTGAAAAATCTATCTTCTTCATTTACTGCCTCCTTTTTCCTGTATTTCAAGGTTGACTATGTAGTCAAGGTATTTAACCGCGTTGTCCACGCTGTCATTTATTATTATGTAATCGTACTTTTTTCTTTCAAGCATTTCTTTTTTTCCAAGCTCTATCCTTTTTTTCAAATCCTCTTCAGACTCTGTTTTTCTGTTCTTCAGCCTGTTTTCAAGTTCCGTCAGAGAAGGCGGAATGATAAAAATGGTCACGCATTTATCCTTAAGTTTTTTCTTAAGGTTTTTCGCGCCCTGTATGTCCACGTCCATTATTACATTTTTACCCTCTTGCGTGCTTTTTATTAAGGGTTTCTTGGGAGTGCCGTAAAAATTATCAAGCACCCTGGCATATTCAAGAAACTCGCCTTTTCTTATAAGTTTTTTAAATTCATCCCGCGTGTAAAAATAATAATGCTCGCCGTTTTTTTCGCCCGCCCGCGGCTGCCTTGTCGTGGCGGAAACAGAAACCGTAAAATCACCGCGATTCTTTAAAAACCCGCTTGTAACCGTAGTCTTGCCGGCGCCCGACGGCGCCGATATTACAAATATGAGGCCTTTTGTCATTTTTTATCCGGTTCCTTTTCTTTTGGTTTTTCTTTTGCCGCTTCCTTTAACTGCTTCTTTTCCTGTTTTACATTTTCAAGCCTTCCGCCAAGAGTTTCCGGCTGTATGGCGCAGATTATGTAATGCCCGCTGTCGGTAATAACTACGGACTTTACTTTTTTGCCGTGCGTAGCGTCAATTAACCTGCCCGCGTTTCCCGCCGTTTCTATCATGCGCCTGACCGGGGTGGAATTGACGGCAATTATAGAAATTACCCTTGATGCCACCACCGCGTTATCAAAACCTAAATTCAAGAGCTCCATTATTGCCGCACCTTCTTAAAGTTGCAGGCTGCTATTCCAGATTCTGCGCCTGTTCTCTTATCTTTTCCGTGGTTTCCTTTATGGATATAACGCTGTGAGAAACCGCCGGGTTTGACACTTTTGAAGCTATGGTGTTTACTTCCCTGTAAAGTTCCTGCGCCAGAAAGTCTATCTTTCTTCCCGCCACTTCACCGGAACTTATGAACACTTCCAGCTGCTTTATATGCGAACTTATCCTTACAAGTTCTTCGGTTATATTGTGCTTATCCAGCGCTTCCACCACATCCAGGCTTAAAAAACTTTTTGCCTCTTTGCCTTCAAGTATCTTGGAAAGGCGCTCGCGGGTTTTCTGTATGTATTCTTCCTTGAAAGTTTCAAAGTGTGTTTTTATCTTTTTAGCTTCGGCATCTATAAAAGACGCCCTTTTGCCTATATCAGCAAGAAGCCGGGTTCCTTCTTTCTTTTTCATCTTCATAAAATCTTCAAAAGCGTCTTCAATTGCGGGTTTTACTTTCTCCCATGTATATGAAGCGCCGCCAACGGTTTCTGTCTTTACAATCCCTTCAACCCTTTCAATGATAAGTGACGCGGGGACTTCCTGTTTAATGCCCGCCGTCTTATAAAGTTTCTTTAAAGCAGCGTAAGCGGATTTAAAAAGTTTTTCGTCTGTTTCCACTTTTTTTGCAGCATTGTTTTTTTCTATGTTCACATAAAGGTCTATTCTTCCCCTGTTTATCTTTTCATTCAGAAATTTATATATATACGGCTCTGCCGCGAAAAACTCGGAAGGCAGATGCAGCACCACTTCTTTATACTTTGAATTAAGCCCTCTTAAATTTATGGAATATCCCTGCGCGCGGAATGTTCCCCATCCTGTCATGCTGTAAGACATATGTTATCCTCTCGTTTGGGCTTTTGGGCCCATAATTTTATTTGGTAAGTACCACTCCAAAAGTAATAATTGAAACCACAAGCGCTGTCAGCCCTATATACGGCCAGCTGGCTATCATGTTAAGAACATTGTCATCGGTACCATAGGCGGACTTTAACCCGTTTATCTCTTTTTTCAGCCTTGCAATTTCCCTTTCATTATTTTCAATCTCTTTTCTTAAAACCCCCATAATGTCATCCCAGCTCTGCATTTTTCCGGTCCTTGCGTCCATCTGCTGTTTGACGTCGGAAAACTCTTTCATGTATACATCGGCTTTTTCTTTATACTTAATAAACCTTTCATCAAGCAGGGCAATGCTTTCTTTTACGCCCGCAAGGGAAGCCACAGCCGACCTTGTTTCTATGCTTTTTTCATCAGCAATAGCCAGCTGATTTTTTACCCGTTCAAGTTCTGTCTTTAACGCGGCCATTTCCTGTTTCATTGACTGCGCCGCTGTTATGGCGTCCTCGGCCGCTTTTAAAGCGGAATCAGACCTGTTCTTGGCTGCGTCAAGTTTTTCCTGAAATACGGTGTTATCCGGCTGCGCCGAAGGCGTAACCGCGCCTTCCGCGTAAAGCGCGGACGACATGATAACAAATATAAACGCTAAAAATAAATTATTTAGCTTCATTTTTATCCGCCAGCCTGTCATATACAAAATCAAAAATTGATACAGCTGTAAAACCAAAGCCAAAAACAAGAAAAATAAAAGTGAACACGCTGGACATAACGCCGTCCCACTTGGCGCCGGTGGAAATAAATACCACAATTGACAGGACAATTAAAAACGCCCAGAACATCGCGTTTATTACAAGGTAGTCCTTCATTGTGTACTTTGTATCATCCGATGCCGCCGCCTGCCTGTTTTCTTTGTTTTTATTCTTTGCCATTTTGCACCCCTTAAATTAATTTCTTCCTATACCCGTATATTCAAAGCCCTGCTTTTTTACGGTTTTAGGGTCATATATGTTTCTTGCGTCAACAATCACCGGTTTTTTCATCGCCGATTTTATTCTCTTAAGGTCAAGTTCCCTGAATTCGTTCCATTCGGTTAAGACCACAAGGCATTCCGCTTTTTCAGCGGCTTCGTAAGCATCTTTCACAAAAGTCACATTCTTTAGGATTTTTTTTGCGTTAGGCATTGCCACCGGGTCAAACGCTTTTATCCTGCAGCCCTTTTCCGAAAGGGATTTTATTACATCCAGCGCCACCGCTTCCCTTATGTCATCCGTGTTGGGCTTAAAAGCAATTCCAAGAATTCCAATTGCCCTGCCTTCCACTGTGCCAAGCATCTTTTTAATTTTATTTAAAACTAGTTTTTTCTGCATTTTGTTTACTTCCATGACCGCGTTTAAAATTAACGGCTCGTAATCCTCGCTGCGTGCTATGTTAATAAGCGCTGCCACGTCTTTAGGGAAACACGACCCGCCAAAGCCCGCGCCCGCGTTTAAAAACTGCCCGCCTATTCTTTTATCATATCCCATTACTTCGGCCACTGTGGAAACATCGGCGCCTACGCGCTCGCATATATTGGCTATTTCATTTATAAATGAAATTTTTGTGGCAAGGAAAGAGTTAGACGCGTACTTTATCATCTCCGCGCTTCTTAAATCTGTTACCACTATCTTGCATTTTAAAGGGGCAAAAATACCGGCCACTTTTTCAGCCGCGTCTTTTTTCTTGGCGCCGATAACCACCCTGTCCGGATTCATAAAATCGTGAATGGCGCTGCCTTCCCTTAAAAATTCCGGACACGACACAACGTCATACCTGCTTTTGCCTTTGTAATTATCCTCAATTATACTTTCAACAAGGTCTCCCATTCCGATTGGAAC comes from Candidatus Goldiibacteriota bacterium and encodes:
- the rpoZ gene encoding DNA-directed RNA polymerase subunit omega, whose product is MKKIDFSSEDLTEKMPNKYAAVIVISNRAKEIRENPGEIDEKDRKVKPPVTAIKEFREGKLKFADFDLDIINVEKDK
- the gmk gene encoding guanylate kinase; the encoded protein is MTKGLIFVISAPSGAGKTTVTSGFLKNRGDFTVSVSATTRQPRAGEKNGEHYYFYTRDEFKKLIRKGEFLEYARVLDNFYGTPKKPLIKSTQEGKNVIMDVDIQGAKNLKKKLKDKCVTIFIIPPSLTELENRLKNRKTESEEDLKKRIELGKKEMLERKKYDYIIINDSVDNAVKYLDYIVNLEIQEKGGSK
- a CDS encoding DUF370 domain-containing protein, whose translation is MELLNLGFDNAVVASRVISIIAVNSTPVRRMIETAGNAGRLIDATHGKKVKSVVITDSGHYIICAIQPETLGGRLENVKQEKKQLKEAAKEKPKEKEPDKK
- a CDS encoding YicC family protein, coding for MSYSMTGWGTFRAQGYSINLRGLNSKYKEVVLHLPSEFFAAEPYIYKFLNEKINRGRIDLYVNIEKNNAAKKVETDEKLFKSAYAALKKLYKTAGIKQEVPASLIIERVEGIVKTETVGGASYTWEKVKPAIEDAFEDFMKMKKKEGTRLLADIGKRASFIDAEAKKIKTHFETFKEEYIQKTRERLSKILEGKEAKSFLSLDVVEALDKHNITEELVRISSHIKQLEVFISSGEVAGRKIDFLAQELYREVNTIASKVSNPAVSHSVISIKETTEKIREQAQNLE
- a CDS encoding UDP-glucose/GDP-mannose dehydrogenase family protein; translation: MMKICVVGTGYVGLVTGTCIADLGNDVTCVDVDEKKVENLKKNILPIYEPGLEELVKRNMKRLKFTTSIKEGMKGAEVIFIAVGTPPKHNGEADLTFVKEVAKSIGKHMDGDKIIVDKSTVPIGMGDLVESIIEDNYKGKSRYDVVSCPEFLREGSAIHDFMNPDRVVIGAKKKDAAEKVAGIFAPLKCKIVVTDLRSAEMIKYASNSFLATKISFINEIANICERVGADVSTVAEVMGYDKRIGGQFLNAGAGFGGSCFPKDVAALINIARSEDYEPLILNAVMEVNKMQKKLVLNKIKKMLGTVEGRAIGILGIAFKPNTDDIREAVALDVIKSLSEKGCRIKAFDPVAMPNAKKILKNVTFVKDAYEAAEKAECLVVLTEWNEFRELDLKRIKSAMKKPVIVDARNIYDPKTVKKQGFEYTGIGRN